The Lachnospiraceae bacterium oral taxon 500 genome window below encodes:
- the dnaN gene encoding DNA polymerase III subunit beta: MRFKCDKDKLADGLNIALKAVSSRSTLPILQSFLLKSAGETVKCIGNDLEMGIEATVPANIEEEGMIAVNARMFFEIVKKMPDGEITISSDLTTVKIVSGRSEFNINAEDSKEFIMLPQVEKKQVLTLPQATLKKKIGQTIFSISLDDNRKVLQGELFDIVGDRLNLVAIDGYRISIQSLELKQEYPESSIIIPGKTLSEIQKILSPEEEEQVSVYFTDKHVLFEMDQTIVVSRIIEGSFPKYMQMFSEDFKTMVEIDRHKFLYGIERAALLARESKKAPVKLEIKDSRLIITSNTELGTVYEELEINQSGDDITIAFNPRYLLEALKAIEEETVNLRFTIASNPCIIRPALAEKSEEYKYLILPIRMVD; encoded by the coding sequence ATGCGTTTTAAATGTGATAAAGATAAATTAGCCGATGGCTTAAATATTGCGCTCAAAGCCGTATCCTCCCGTTCCACTCTGCCGATTTTACAGTCTTTTTTATTAAAGTCGGCCGGGGAAACGGTGAAATGTATCGGCAATGATTTGGAAATGGGAATTGAAGCAACCGTGCCGGCAAATATTGAGGAAGAAGGCATGATTGCCGTTAATGCCCGAATGTTTTTTGAGATCGTGAAAAAAATGCCGGACGGGGAAATTACTATTTCTTCGGATTTGACAACGGTCAAGATTGTTTCCGGCCGGTCCGAGTTTAATATCAATGCCGAGGACAGCAAGGAATTTATTATGCTGCCGCAGGTTGAAAAGAAACAGGTTTTGACTTTGCCGCAGGCGACCTTAAAAAAGAAAATCGGTCAAACTATTTTTTCCATTTCTTTGGATGATAACCGCAAGGTATTGCAGGGAGAATTATTTGATATTGTCGGCGATCGCCTGAACTTAGTGGCAATTGACGGTTACCGGATCAGTATTCAGTCCTTGGAGTTAAAACAAGAATATCCGGAAAGCTCGATCATCATTCCGGGCAAGACTTTATCCGAGATTCAAAAAATATTGTCACCGGAAGAGGAAGAGCAGGTGTCGGTTTATTTTACCGATAAGCATGTTTTATTTGAAATGGATCAGACAATTGTGGTTTCCCGGATTATTGAAGGCTCTTTCCCTAAGTATATGCAAATGTTTTCCGAGGATTTTAAGACCATGGTCGAGATTGACCGGCATAAGTTCCTTTACGGCATTGAAAGAGCGGCGCTTTTAGCCAGAGAAAGCAAGAAAGCGCCGGTTAAACTGGAAATCAAAGACAGTCGCTTGATTATTACTTCCAATACCGAGCTGGGTACGGTTTACGAGGAACTGGAAATCAATCAAAGCGGCGATGATATTACCATTGCTTTTAATCCGCGCTATCTTTTGGAAGCATTAAAGGCGATTGAAGAAGAAACGGTTAACCTGCGCTTTACCATTGCTTCCAATCCTTGCATTATTCGGCCGGCACTGGCGGAGAAAAGCGAAGAATATAAATATTTAATTTTGCCGATTCGGATGGTGGATTAG
- a CDS encoding DNA replication/repair protein RecF, which yields MGRKWKKYMYLRELKLKSFRNYDDLVLPFAPGINIFYGENAQGKTNILEAIYLAATSKSHRTNFYREMIQKGQEFAHISLQIQGEYRSEKIDIHIGQNKRSIFIGQAPVRKLEELLGNLYLVMFSPEDLEIVKGGPAVRRRFIDLELSQINPYYYYQLRRYHRLLKQRNTLLKNFQKSSPDLSEISVWDEELARAGSEIIRLRREFIRQLAEIYRKRHSQISGGREEVLLVYENNVAEEQFLDKLKSRLKKDLQLGSTYYGPHKDDILFSLGEMDLRIYGSQGQCRTAALSLKLSEIDLIRQNKNTAPVLLLDDVLSELDDSRQKKLIENLKEIQVLLTCTGVEDFLRQNLKADALFRIEKGQVFPQDKM from the coding sequence ATGGGCAGGAAATGGAAGAAATATATGTATTTAAGGGAACTGAAACTGAAGTCTTTTCGGAATTATGATGATTTGGTTTTGCCGTTTGCGCCGGGCATCAATATTTTTTATGGAGAAAATGCGCAGGGGAAAACCAATATCTTGGAGGCGATTTATCTGGCGGCAACCAGTAAGTCGCATCGAACCAATTTTTATCGGGAAATGATTCAAAAAGGGCAGGAGTTTGCCCATATTTCTCTGCAAATTCAGGGTGAGTACCGTTCGGAAAAAATAGATATTCATATCGGCCAAAATAAGCGGAGTATTTTTATCGGGCAGGCGCCGGTTCGCAAGTTGGAAGAGCTGTTGGGGAATTTGTATTTAGTTATGTTTTCACCGGAGGACTTGGAGATTGTCAAGGGCGGCCCGGCTGTCCGGCGGCGGTTTATTGATTTGGAACTAAGTCAAATCAATCCGTATTATTATTATCAACTCCGCCGCTATCATCGATTGCTCAAGCAGCGCAATACTTTGTTAAAAAACTTTCAAAAGAGCAGTCCCGATTTATCGGAAATTTCGGTTTGGGATGAGGAGCTGGCAAGGGCCGGCAGTGAAATTATCCGCCTTCGGCGCGAGTTTATCAGGCAGTTAGCTGAGATTTACAGGAAAAGACATTCTCAGATTTCCGGCGGCCGGGAAGAGGTTTTGCTGGTGTATGAAAATAATGTGGCTGAGGAGCAATTTTTAGATAAATTAAAAAGCCGGCTGAAAAAGGATTTGCAGCTGGGCAGCACCTATTACGGACCGCATAAGGATGATATTTTGTTTTCCCTGGGGGAAATGGATTTGCGGATTTACGGTTCGCAGGGACAGTGCCGGACGGCGGCTCTGTCGCTGAAGCTGTCGGAAATTGATTTAATCCGGCAAAATAAAAATACTGCGCCGGTACTACTGTTAGATGATGTTTTGTCGGAACTGGACGATTCCCGGCAAAAAAAGCTGATTGAAAACTTAAAGGAGATTCAGGTGCTGTTAACCTGCACCGGAGTAGAGGATTTTTTGCGGCAGAATTTAAAGGCAGACGCTTTGTTTCGGATTGAAAAGGGGCAGGTTTTTCCGCAGGATAAGATGTAA
- a CDS encoding prevent-host-death protein has protein sequence MPQIRPITDLRNTTEISELCHAKREPLFITKNGYGDLVIMSIEAYEEMLETAQIDIAINEAEKEFASGGELLDARDALSSLRRKHFE, from the coding sequence ATGCCACAGATCAGACCGATTACGGATTTAAGAAATACTACCGAAATTTCAGAACTTTGTCACGCGAAGCGTGAGCCCCTTTTTATCACCAAAAATGGCTATGGAGATTTGGTGATTATGAGTATTGAAGCATATGAGGAAATGCTTGAAACGGCACAGATAGATATTGCGATAAACGAAGCGGAAAAGGAGTTTGCCTCAGGCGGTGAACTACTTGATGCAAGGGATGCGCTTTCGTCTTTAAGGAGAAAGCATTTTGAATAA
- a CDS encoding RNA-binding protein — MKHEFYLKTDFIKLGQLLKAAGITDSGALAKEWIRQGSVTVGGQEETRPGRKIYPGDIIFVDGQEMEEIYVFKGTETEVFSEL, encoded by the coding sequence ATGAAGCATGAGTTTTATTTAAAAACGGATTTTATTAAACTGGGGCAGCTTCTGAAAGCGGCCGGAATTACCGATTCCGGCGCGCTCGCCAAGGAGTGGATAAGGCAGGGCAGCGTTACTGTCGGCGGACAGGAGGAAACAAGGCCCGGCCGAAAGATTTATCCCGGCGATATCATTTTTGTCGATGGGCAGGAAATGGAAGAAATATATGTATTTAAGGGAACTGAAACTGAAGTCTTTTCGGAATTATGA
- a CDS encoding chromosomal replication initiator protein DnaA — MDNPVIHNWESIQQVLKNDFNIKEQIYNAFLADIYPAEVSGDQILIELENTGHISFLENNYSKIIQVAISMVTDKNYEIRFSLKSKKSENTAKESVISSDYDNNEDVYHLNKRYTFENFVVGSNNKFANAAALAVAEFPSSSYNPLFIYGGVGLGKTHLMHAIAHYIFENHKHLNVLYVSSETFTNEMIQSIHSNKNEEFRRKYRNIDVLLVDDIQFISGKEGTQEEFFHTFNTLHEAKKQIIISSDRPPKDIETLEERLRSRFSGGLIVDVQPPDFETRMAILKNKTDFDLINIDDDVLEYIANNVKSNIRELEGAVNKIVAFNNYNHNRADRITMDIAEEALKDSIISVGTSLINPSVILNIVAEHFSISNAEILSKKRSKEIVEPRQIVMYLCRKLTDASYPDLGKFFNRDHSTVISGYEKICAELKSNRSLQKNMDILIKKINNR; from the coding sequence ATGGATAACCCAGTCATCCATAATTGGGAAAGCATACAGCAGGTATTAAAAAATGACTTTAATATCAAAGAGCAGATTTATAATGCTTTTTTAGCTGATATTTATCCGGCTGAGGTCAGCGGCGACCAAATTTTAATCGAGCTGGAAAATACCGGCCATATCAGCTTTTTGGAAAACAATTACAGCAAAATCATTCAAGTTGCCATTTCGATGGTAACGGATAAAAACTATGAAATCCGGTTTTCATTAAAAAGCAAAAAATCGGAGAATACCGCAAAGGAGTCGGTCATTTCTTCAGATTATGATAATAATGAAGATGTTTACCATTTAAATAAACGCTATACTTTTGAAAACTTTGTGGTCGGCAGCAACAATAAGTTTGCCAATGCTGCCGCCTTAGCCGTTGCCGAATTTCCATCCAGCAGCTATAACCCGCTGTTTATTTATGGCGGTGTGGGTTTGGGGAAAACCCATTTAATGCACGCGATTGCTCATTATATTTTTGAAAATCATAAGCATTTAAATGTTCTTTATGTGTCAAGCGAAACCTTTACCAATGAAATGATTCAATCCATTCACTCCAATAAAAATGAAGAGTTTCGCAGAAAATACCGCAATATTGACGTTCTTTTAGTTGACGATATTCAGTTTATTTCCGGTAAGGAAGGAACCCAGGAAGAGTTTTTCCATACCTTTAATACCTTGCATGAGGCCAAAAAACAGATTATTATCTCGTCCGACCGGCCGCCCAAAGATATTGAAACCTTAGAGGAAAGACTACGTTCCCGTTTTTCCGGTGGACTGATTGTCGATGTCCAGCCGCCGGATTTTGAAACCCGGATGGCCATTTTAAAAAACAAAACGGACTTTGATTTGATCAATATTGATGATGATGTCTTAGAATATATTGCCAATAACGTTAAATCCAATATCCGTGAATTAGAAGGAGCGGTCAATAAAATCGTTGCTTTTAATAATTACAATCATAACAGAGCCGACCGGATTACCATGGACATTGCCGAAGAAGCATTAAAAGACAGCATTATCAGCGTAGGTACCAGCCTGATCAATCCCAGCGTTATTTTAAACATTGTGGCCGAGCATTTCAGCATCAGCAATGCCGAAATTTTAAGCAAAAAAAGAAGCAAGGAAATTGTTGAACCCAGGCAAATCGTAATGTATCTTTGCCGTAAGCTGACCGATGCTTCCTATCCTGATTTGGGCAAGTTTTTTAACCGCGACCATTCCACTGTCATCAGCGGCTACGAAAAAATCTGCGCCGAACTGAAAAGCAACCGCAGCCTGCAAAAAAACATGGATATCCTGATTAAAAAAATCAATAACCGTTAG
- a CDS encoding methyl-accepting chemotaxis protein: MKLKSKMLFLIGVPMLLVMIILTIVSYSYSRSLLVSESRETMLAFAQKYASDIETIISEKKTYVELSANNISKEQKRGQALLSDLTYLTNHVDGALTFYAGFADKTFLDGSGWVPEAGFDPTSRSWYQGAIGQNTAYVSDPYINAIDNSIVVAISYNLNYNGQSVGVLGGDISMKDFEALVKAIQFKKTGKAYLMNKTGAFIIHDQYSLNDNMATVKNGELAAVAGKLSTKDPAFLSHQDSGVDRFYAICPIKNTNWAIVLEAPVREVIQVSYELALFMAIIGIFSILLLLLIIYLIANSISRPIIRLSECIQGMTQYDFTLSDTSPSVIYSKNKDEIGVISRALITVKKTIQEIMLQITDIASQVSASSEELTASSEHSADTSRNLARTVEEISNGAVMQAEDMQKSAEAMQTMDGALSANETIIQTLNTTINEVSSAKEKGILTVGQLIAATQKVKDASEKIHEVILNTNDRALQISSASNMIQSISDQTNLLALNAAIEAARAGEAGKGFAVVAEEIRKLAEQSNLFTKEIQEIVQGLTSKVTETVDIMNIVGDTVTEQNDKVNETRQLFHLISAEVDKNMQEVGNLNHSVKELKLTKQSLIGIIENLSALSEENAAAAQESSDSLNSQLNSAQEVASASASLAALAQDMIEMINKFKI, from the coding sequence ATGAAACTAAAAAGCAAAATGTTATTTTTAATCGGCGTTCCGATGCTGTTAGTTATGATTATTCTGACCATCGTTTCTTACAGTTATTCCCGATCTCTGCTGGTCAGCGAAAGCCGGGAAACCATGCTGGCTTTCGCTCAAAAATACGCTTCCGATATTGAAACCATCATTTCTGAAAAAAAAACCTATGTTGAACTCTCGGCCAATAATATTTCTAAGGAACAAAAAAGAGGACAGGCGCTTTTAAGTGATCTAACCTATTTAACCAACCATGTGGACGGCGCTTTAACTTTTTACGCCGGTTTTGCCGATAAAACCTTTTTGGACGGCTCCGGCTGGGTACCGGAAGCCGGCTTTGACCCGACCAGCCGCAGTTGGTACCAAGGCGCCATCGGCCAAAATACCGCCTATGTTTCCGATCCTTACATCAACGCCATTGATAACAGCATTGTAGTTGCCATTAGCTATAACTTAAACTACAACGGCCAATCGGTCGGCGTTTTGGGCGGCGATATTTCGATGAAAGATTTTGAAGCTTTAGTCAAGGCAATTCAATTTAAAAAAACCGGCAAAGCATATTTAATGAATAAAACCGGCGCTTTTATCATTCACGATCAGTATTCCCTAAACGATAACATGGCGACCGTCAAAAACGGCGAGCTGGCGGCGGTTGCCGGCAAGCTTTCCACTAAAGATCCGGCATTTTTATCCCATCAGGACAGCGGCGTTGACCGTTTTTACGCTATTTGCCCGATCAAAAACACCAACTGGGCCATTGTTTTGGAAGCGCCGGTCCGGGAAGTCATTCAGGTATCTTATGAATTAGCTCTTTTTATGGCAATAATTGGAATTTTTTCTATTTTACTGCTGCTGCTTATTATTTATTTGATTGCCAATTCCATTTCCCGGCCGATTATCCGGTTAAGCGAATGCATTCAAGGCATGACCCAATATGATTTTACCCTGTCGGATACTTCGCCGTCCGTCATTTATTCGAAAAATAAAGATGAAATCGGCGTCATCTCCAGAGCCCTGATTACCGTTAAAAAAACGATTCAGGAAATCATGCTGCAAATTACCGATATTGCCAGCCAGGTTTCGGCCTCGTCCGAGGAACTGACCGCTTCCAGCGAACATTCCGCCGATACCTCCCGGAATTTGGCCCGAACCGTTGAGGAAATTTCCAACGGCGCCGTCATGCAGGCCGAAGACATGCAAAAGAGCGCGGAGGCGATGCAAACCATGGACGGAGCATTAAGCGCCAATGAAACAATTATTCAAACCTTAAATACTACTATTAATGAGGTATCTTCGGCCAAAGAAAAAGGAATCTTGACGGTCGGCCAGCTGATTGCCGCCACGCAAAAAGTGAAAGACGCATCGGAAAAGATTCATGAAGTAATTTTAAATACTAATGACCGGGCTTTGCAGATTTCCTCAGCCAGCAATATGATTCAGTCTATTTCCGACCAGACTAATCTATTGGCTTTAAACGCCGCTATTGAAGCCGCCCGGGCCGGAGAAGCCGGCAAAGGCTTTGCCGTTGTGGCGGAGGAAATTCGAAAATTAGCCGAGCAATCCAATCTTTTTACCAAGGAAATTCAGGAGATCGTTCAGGGCTTAACCTCCAAAGTAACGGAAACCGTGGATATTATGAATATTGTCGGCGATACGGTCACCGAGCAAAACGATAAGGTCAATGAAACCCGGCAGTTATTCCATTTAATTTCAGCGGAAGTGGATAAAAATATGCAGGAAGTTGGCAACTTAAATCATTCGGTCAAAGAACTGAAGCTGACCAAGCAATCGTTGATCGGCATCATTGAAAATCTGTCGGCTTTGTCCGAGGAAAATGCCGCCGCCGCTCAGGAATCCTCCGATTCCCTGAACTCGCAGCTGAACTCAGCCCAAGAGGTAGCCAGTGCCAGCGCCAGCTTAGCGGCTCTGGCTCAGGATATGATTGAAATGATTAATAAGTTTAAAATTTAA
- a CDS encoding type II toxin-antitoxin system RelE/ParE family toxin, translated as MNKYIVKLYARAYWDLDEIYTYIAGSLLEPATASKIIDELENTIFSLETFPERGAIRRVGAYANQGYRQLFYKNYTIIYRVLKEKKEVHIVTVRYTPSNF; from the coding sequence TTGAATAAATATATTGTAAAGCTCTATGCTCGTGCCTATTGGGATTTAGACGAAATCTATACCTATATCGCAGGTAGTTTATTAGAACCTGCCACAGCTTCTAAAATAATTGACGAACTGGAAAATACAATTTTCAGCCTGGAAACTTTTCCCGAACGTGGAGCGATTCGGCGTGTAGGTGCCTATGCAAATCAAGGGTATAGACAGCTGTTTTATAAAAATTATACCATCATCTATCGCGTACTGAAGGAAAAGAAAGAGGTGCATATCGTTACGGTGAGATATACACCAAGTAATTTCTAA